A part of Myxococcus landrumus genomic DNA contains:
- a CDS encoding phage tail protein, producing MTAAVGEFTRSMRMIVADVAATAGKVEQLGNKIGEIGAIVSAGLYGALGAAAAFDSSVTERMERIGLVFQTLGAEIGDAVLPHLERLSAALEQALGWFQRLDPAAKSAMGSFLFWGAGVGLAGGAVGKMAGVVKQLAESTLAFVIPALDGAGKSVVRFSEFLRTETPAVEGSTKRIAKGAEQVDASFARAFRNAAARVLLVGAPLAAVALAVTGVVMLAGTLYRAWHDSSTGMRDAFVAVGQSVADVASRIGKFFQQLFAGLADLVGKWARGQLDMFAIVVRGLARLAAPLARALNLDGIANTLDGLRDLTGDAVLGGLKGLVEGTVSTLRNGLVSVWEGVTYGASYAFDGVKLMGGDAAAFLRERFGGIFDDLRGPKGQLREQADEPEIEVGKVPLQEFDAQAFLARVGNAAAILHQVAQRKAKELADALARAADEAKRALTSRFSQAFGRIYELVDRFQQGMSAGGVWGGLIAVVAELLSQSTTFGSLLQMVTNFIQYVADVLGRVLAPVLPLLASVFNMVTPILDALVPVLEMFARPVQAITPIFELLGTLFEGLAPVITVFGQMLVALMQPLTVLSGPIMKGLFAVVRVVAMGILYVVKGIGTVWNAIVGFIAGVFKSLSKIPLVGGAFKRMAQGLNDMKIPMDAVDSALETLKDTSYDTAAANAAAGVAAWENAAATSKATEALLNVPTGFKVALARFNAMEPTPGSSSSPFGSSPLTPSPTVPVSGGSVSVGQIVVQGVDDPAETARSVYLEIKREAHRRRGNGEWLAPRY from the coding sequence GTGACGGCCGCCGTCGGCGAGTTCACTCGCTCGATGCGGATGATTGTCGCTGACGTTGCGGCTACCGCGGGCAAGGTCGAGCAGCTCGGTAACAAGATTGGGGAGATTGGCGCGATTGTGAGCGCGGGCCTGTATGGGGCGCTCGGGGCTGCGGCTGCGTTCGACTCGTCCGTCACAGAGCGGATGGAGCGCATCGGCCTCGTGTTTCAAACCTTGGGCGCGGAAATCGGGGACGCGGTTCTTCCTCACCTGGAGCGCCTCTCCGCCGCGCTGGAACAAGCCCTCGGGTGGTTCCAGCGGCTCGACCCTGCCGCGAAGTCCGCGATGGGCAGCTTCCTCTTTTGGGGAGCTGGTGTCGGGCTCGCGGGTGGCGCCGTCGGCAAGATGGCGGGCGTCGTGAAGCAGCTCGCCGAGAGCACCCTCGCTTTCGTGATTCCGGCGCTGGATGGGGCTGGGAAGTCGGTGGTGCGGTTCTCCGAGTTCCTTCGCACCGAGACTCCCGCTGTCGAGGGCAGCACGAAGCGAATCGCGAAGGGGGCCGAGCAGGTCGACGCAAGCTTCGCGCGGGCATTCCGCAACGCTGCCGCTCGTGTCCTGCTTGTGGGGGCCCCGCTTGCTGCGGTTGCGCTCGCGGTGACGGGTGTCGTGATGCTCGCGGGCACGCTCTATCGGGCGTGGCACGACAGCAGCACCGGCATGCGTGACGCCTTTGTCGCCGTGGGGCAGTCCGTGGCGGATGTTGCGAGCCGCATCGGCAAGTTCTTCCAGCAGCTCTTCGCGGGGCTGGCGGACCTCGTTGGTAAATGGGCTCGCGGGCAGCTCGACATGTTCGCCATCGTGGTGCGCGGCCTGGCGCGACTGGCTGCGCCCCTGGCTCGGGCTCTCAACCTGGACGGCATTGCGAACACGCTCGACGGACTGCGGGACTTGACTGGTGACGCTGTCCTTGGGGGCTTGAAGGGGCTCGTCGAGGGAACCGTCAGCACCTTGCGCAACGGGCTGGTGTCCGTCTGGGAGGGCGTCACCTACGGCGCGAGCTACGCCTTCGACGGGGTCAAGCTGATGGGGGGCGATGCCGCTGCGTTTCTTCGTGAGCGGTTCGGAGGAATCTTCGACGACCTTCGCGGGCCGAAGGGGCAGCTGCGCGAGCAAGCCGACGAGCCCGAAATCGAAGTGGGAAAGGTGCCCCTCCAGGAGTTCGACGCACAAGCGTTCCTCGCCCGGGTCGGCAACGCCGCCGCGATTCTCCATCAGGTTGCGCAGCGGAAGGCGAAGGAGCTGGCGGACGCGTTGGCTCGTGCTGCCGATGAGGCGAAGCGCGCCTTGACGAGCCGCTTCTCTCAGGCGTTCGGCCGCATCTACGAGCTTGTCGACAGATTTCAGCAGGGGATGTCAGCGGGCGGCGTGTGGGGGGGCCTGATTGCTGTTGTCGCCGAGCTGCTCTCTCAGTCGACGACCTTCGGCTCGCTGCTCCAGATGGTGACGAACTTCATTCAGTACGTGGCGGATGTTCTCGGTCGCGTGCTGGCACCCGTGCTGCCGCTCCTGGCCTCCGTGTTCAACATGGTGACGCCAATCCTCGACGCGCTCGTGCCAGTGCTGGAGATGTTCGCTCGGCCTGTGCAGGCGATTACGCCCATCTTCGAGTTGCTCGGGACGCTCTTTGAGGGACTCGCTCCGGTTATCACGGTGTTTGGGCAAATGCTGGTCGCGTTGATGCAACCCCTGACCGTGTTGTCCGGGCCCATCATGAAGGGGCTCTTCGCTGTCGTGCGCGTGGTGGCGATGGGGATTCTGTACGTGGTGAAGGGTATCGGAACGGTCTGGAACGCCATCGTCGGGTTCATCGCGGGGGTGTTCAAGTCGCTGAGCAAGATCCCGCTGGTCGGCGGTGCCTTCAAGCGGATGGCGCAAGGCTTGAACGACATGAAAATCCCCATGGATGCGGTCGACAGTGCGCTCGAAACCTTGAAGGACACGAGCTACGACACCGCAGCCGCCAATGCCGCCGCTGGTGTCGCCGCGTGGGAGAACGCCGCCGCGACGAGCAAGGCAACGGAAGCGCTTCTGAACGTGCCGACGGGGTTCAAAGTGGCCCTCGCTCGGTTCAACGCCATGGAGCCCACACCCGGCTCTTCGTCGAGTCCCTTCGGGTCGTCTCCCCTTACTCCGAGCCCCACTGTTCCGGTGAGCGGCGGAAGCGTCAGCGTCGGTCAGATTGTCGTGCAAGGGGTCGACGACCCAGCGGAGACGGCGCGAAGCGTCTACCTGGAAATCAAACGAGAGGCCCATCGTCGTCGCGGCAATGGCGAGTGGTTGGCCCCGAGGTACTGA
- a CDS encoding Hint domain-containing protein, protein MSLNQLESRDFVDAVEVDESVDQPVSAATVTLKRDVELFSTSPLRADSKLNATNGQLLTSGREFAIDAAVSPVGMSPSANEWHPLFHGVIDEVDFPDEQLVFRGRDLGGRLQDEMIQVERAYGETAGVAVETVMQSILTDNGVGVALHVPVSPGWRIRRFAQKKVSVLDALRDLAQQIGWEVRYRWREASGGYALTFSEPGRVNPSLAWTFGPGDYRAVSKLTINRTEVRNRIEVVYSDVGDLDVTNQAKRKSVVVEDAASQSAYGVRYMQLAEDASSNINSELEARKMADAALSDLKEPLADQEVETDFFLPVELGDLYRFRANGAHYSDDQHLAVTGFRHAFSAEGDAVTTITTRGRPSYGISTWLEMDTRPGMSEPAHTLPPFAALRVDVAPLVNGFSLAVTPALSGPPVAAYELHVSTLSGFAVSSSTLRGTFDTTAFGVSDLMPGSTYYVRVVPRDRYGNRGDASAQLVVVPKKLDGASLGDAAVGYQHLLYPPTDNLVPNGYNEAGLQAVGRFPDGDMLVEDPVNAREGRWVRRVELLTAGEWVGLNWSGGFGSSAPGRRIRCSAGDQFHAEVYVKASSAMAGWSGDLFLLWEGEDGVYTGRNTFTSIQNIGTTYQRVTVTGTCPAGCTGVELFWGAMIASSDVGKRLYFDAVSLRKMVTFDLLAANTLRTSNYSEDGNGIPTAGAKLDNVGTSLKVASNNVQVGRYYLSDGFFRSVQALADTGSRIYYRGNNDGAPNIDRLNIQVVEGYAMAGAAGGAGWLTWAHYMATIQPESASDNLDALRFMDVGFYWSYGDSNAPQWLYGTSVPLPDRKYQHGLHDADSGNSVSVGFSLIYGDKLNRLRDGLSPKMLYLKVRIHNASGFSAERWFYPPVGYNVNMARRETGPASAPSSGSGGGGLEHGTCVAPWEPVLLADGKELPAELLKPGMRVLTMHEHEADGGVFEVTRVSRHRAARCKLVMMDGRVLVVTPDHRWRTVERGWTRTDELRPGELIDGFAPGRVARVEPTDAGDVMMVTVRFAMTYMVRGLLAHNLKPRD, encoded by the coding sequence GTGAGCCTGAATCAGCTTGAGAGCCGCGACTTCGTTGACGCCGTCGAGGTGGACGAGAGCGTTGACCAGCCCGTCTCGGCCGCGACCGTCACGCTCAAGCGCGACGTCGAGCTGTTCAGCACGTCCCCTCTCCGGGCCGACTCGAAGCTGAACGCCACGAACGGGCAGCTCCTCACGTCAGGGCGCGAGTTCGCGATTGACGCGGCGGTGTCACCCGTCGGCATGTCGCCGAGCGCGAACGAGTGGCATCCGCTGTTTCACGGTGTGATTGACGAGGTGGACTTCCCCGATGAACAGCTCGTCTTCCGTGGGAGGGACCTTGGCGGGCGACTCCAGGACGAGATGATTCAAGTGGAACGAGCCTATGGGGAGACCGCTGGCGTTGCTGTCGAAACCGTCATGCAGTCCATCCTCACTGACAACGGCGTGGGCGTCGCGCTCCATGTGCCGGTGTCTCCTGGGTGGCGGATTCGGAGGTTCGCCCAGAAGAAGGTGAGCGTGCTCGACGCGCTTCGAGACCTTGCCCAACAGATTGGCTGGGAGGTGCGCTACCGCTGGCGGGAGGCGAGTGGCGGCTACGCCCTGACGTTCAGCGAACCCGGCCGCGTGAACCCCTCGCTGGCGTGGACGTTCGGACCCGGCGATTACCGCGCCGTCTCGAAGCTCACCATCAACCGCACGGAGGTCCGCAACCGGATTGAGGTGGTCTACTCGGACGTCGGCGACTTGGACGTCACGAACCAAGCGAAGCGGAAAAGCGTAGTCGTCGAGGATGCCGCCAGTCAGTCCGCCTATGGCGTGCGGTACATGCAGCTCGCGGAGGACGCATCCAGCAACATCAACAGCGAACTTGAAGCGCGGAAGATGGCGGATGCGGCCCTGTCCGACCTGAAAGAGCCGCTCGCCGACCAGGAGGTTGAGACCGACTTCTTCCTGCCGGTGGAGCTGGGCGACCTCTACCGGTTTCGGGCCAATGGCGCGCACTACTCCGATGACCAGCACCTCGCGGTGACGGGCTTCCGGCATGCGTTCAGTGCGGAAGGCGACGCGGTGACGACCATCACCACGCGGGGGCGTCCCTCCTACGGCATCTCGACGTGGCTGGAGATGGACACGCGCCCTGGGATGAGCGAGCCCGCCCACACGTTGCCGCCGTTCGCAGCTCTCCGTGTCGACGTGGCGCCGCTGGTGAATGGCTTCTCGCTGGCGGTGACTCCCGCATTGAGCGGCCCCCCGGTTGCTGCTTACGAACTGCACGTCTCGACGCTGAGCGGATTCGCGGTGAGCAGCTCCACTTTGCGCGGCACCTTCGATACCACCGCGTTCGGTGTATCGGACCTGATGCCGGGCTCTACGTACTACGTGCGCGTTGTTCCTCGGGACCGATACGGCAACCGCGGGGATGCGTCGGCGCAGCTCGTGGTTGTCCCCAAGAAGCTCGACGGCGCCTCGCTCGGTGACGCGGCGGTTGGATACCAGCACTTGCTGTACCCGCCGACCGACAACCTCGTGCCGAATGGCTACAACGAAGCGGGGCTCCAGGCCGTCGGGCGGTTCCCAGATGGTGACATGTTGGTGGAGGACCCGGTCAACGCGCGAGAAGGGCGCTGGGTGCGTCGTGTCGAGCTGCTCACCGCCGGGGAGTGGGTGGGCCTCAACTGGAGCGGTGGCTTTGGTTCCTCTGCACCTGGCCGACGCATCCGGTGTTCTGCCGGGGACCAGTTCCACGCGGAAGTGTATGTGAAGGCGTCGTCTGCCATGGCCGGATGGTCGGGTGACCTCTTCCTGTTGTGGGAGGGCGAAGACGGGGTCTACACGGGGCGGAACACGTTCACCTCGATTCAGAACATCGGGACCACCTACCAGCGTGTGACGGTGACGGGCACATGCCCCGCTGGCTGCACGGGCGTGGAACTATTCTGGGGCGCGATGATTGCGTCGAGCGACGTCGGCAAGCGGCTCTACTTCGATGCTGTCTCGCTCCGGAAGATGGTCACCTTCGACCTGCTCGCGGCCAACACGTTGCGGACGTCGAACTACTCGGAGGACGGCAACGGCATCCCCACCGCTGGCGCGAAGCTCGACAACGTGGGCACGTCACTCAAGGTCGCGTCGAACAACGTCCAGGTGGGGCGCTACTACCTGAGCGATGGGTTCTTCCGTTCCGTCCAGGCCCTCGCGGACACGGGCAGCCGCATCTACTACCGGGGCAACAACGACGGCGCCCCGAACATCGACCGGCTCAACATCCAGGTAGTTGAGGGCTACGCGATGGCAGGGGCGGCGGGTGGGGCGGGCTGGCTCACGTGGGCCCACTACATGGCCACCATCCAGCCCGAGTCCGCGAGCGACAACCTCGACGCGCTGCGGTTCATGGATGTTGGCTTCTATTGGTCCTATGGCGATAGCAACGCGCCACAATGGCTCTACGGCACGTCAGTCCCGTTGCCGGATCGCAAGTATCAGCACGGACTCCATGACGCTGACTCGGGTAACTCGGTGAGCGTGGGGTTCTCACTCATCTATGGGGACAAGCTCAACCGTTTGCGTGACGGTTTGTCGCCCAAGATGCTCTACCTGAAGGTCCGCATCCACAACGCGAGCGGGTTCAGTGCCGAGCGCTGGTTCTATCCGCCGGTTGGCTACAACGTGAACATGGCACGGCGTGAGACTGGCCCCGCGTCAGCTCCATCGAGTGGCAGTGGTGGCGGTGGACTGGAGCACGGGACGTGTGTCGCGCCGTGGGAACCGGTGTTGCTCGCTGACGGTAAGGAACTGCCCGCCGAGCTGCTCAAGCCGGGCATGCGTGTGCTGACGATGCACGAGCACGAGGCAGACGGCGGCGTGTTCGAGGTGACTCGCGTCAGCCGTCATCGCGCCGCGCGCTGCAAGCTCGTGATGATGGATGGCCGCGTGCTCGTCGTGACGCCCGACCATCGCTGGCGTACCGTGGAACGCGGCTGGACTCGCACGGACGAGCTTCGCCCCGGGGAGCTGATTGACGGGTTCGCCCCTGGGCGTGTGGCGCGTGTCGAACCGACTGATGCCGGTGACGTGATGATGGTGACCGTGCGCTTCGCGATGACCTACATGGTGAGGGGGTTACTCGCGCACAACCTCAAGCCTCGGGACTAG
- a CDS encoding phage tail tube protein — protein sequence MSSPVAAHLDTVSVRADTTAVLPADCIDGLTDASLSETGDFVETNYLGGSGYKSRVQALKDTSADLSGHFMEGDAPQSVLRDARDTGSTVYVTFVFDPGAATGSKGKRIPMVVNSFDEKMTPGGVVEFSCKLLGNGAPVAV from the coding sequence GTGTCATCCCCTGTTGCTGCCCACCTCGACACCGTTTCGGTGCGCGCGGATACGACTGCCGTTCTTCCGGCCGACTGCATCGACGGTCTGACGGATGCGTCGCTGAGCGAGACCGGCGATTTCGTCGAGACGAACTACCTCGGTGGCTCGGGCTACAAGTCGCGCGTCCAGGCGTTGAAGGACACGAGCGCGGACCTGTCCGGCCACTTCATGGAGGGCGACGCCCCGCAGTCCGTCCTTCGCGACGCGCGCGACACGGGGAGCACCGTCTACGTGACGTTCGTCTTCGATCCGGGCGCCGCCACTGGGAGCAAGGGCAAGCGCATCCCCATGGTGGTCAACAGCTTCGACGAGAAGATGACGCCCGGCGGTGTCGTCGAGTTCTCGTGCAAGCTCTTGGGCAATGGCGCCCCGGTGGCCGTCTAA
- a CDS encoding phage tail protein → MSNKHKLLAKNRRVVKSVEIDGVKVDIIKPTMGDRLRLIEQARVAGELTETNEPTGDRAGARMLARIAVCVMHDAETRRPMFAVNDLDELLDEAWLEDLATDLTSVFNVSAESMRGK, encoded by the coding sequence ATGTCGAACAAACACAAGCTGCTGGCGAAGAACCGTCGCGTTGTGAAGTCGGTGGAGATTGACGGCGTCAAGGTCGACATTATCAAGCCGACCATGGGTGACCGGCTCCGACTCATTGAGCAGGCCCGCGTCGCTGGTGAGCTGACGGAGACGAACGAGCCGACGGGCGACAGGGCTGGTGCGCGCATGCTGGCGCGTATCGCGGTGTGCGTGATGCACGACGCGGAGACCAGACGCCCCATGTTCGCCGTCAATGACCTCGACGAGTTGCTCGATGAGGCTTGGCTGGAAGACCTCGCGACCGACCTGACCAGCGTGTTCAACGTCTCGGCAGAGTCGATGCGGGGAAAATAG